In Vigna angularis cultivar LongXiaoDou No.4 chromosome 8, ASM1680809v1, whole genome shotgun sequence, one DNA window encodes the following:
- the LOC108344838 gene encoding SNAP25 homologous protein SNAP33, with product MFGSKKTPLREAKPSSVSPVHSPFDSDKESKDKKYNSSKKTLTNTNPFDDDVEVSGHSSSSSYGLSSAHRNRYKNDFRDSGGLESQSVQELEDYAVYKAEETTESVNSCLKIAEEMREDATKTLVMLHQQGEQITRSHHVAADIDHDLSRGEKLLGSLGGMFSKTWKPKKTGAITGPVVFGDDPVRRKGNHLEQREKLGLTSTTKGQSKSRAAPSESTNALEKVEVEKRKQDDALSDISDLLGELKDMAIDMGSELEKQNDALDGFENDMDKLVIRVNGANQRGRRLLGK from the exons atgTTTGGTTCAAAGAAAACTCCGTTGAGAGAGGCTAAACCTAGCTCTGTTAGTCCTGTCCATAGCCCCTTTGATTCTGATAAAGagtcaaaagataaaaagtataATTCCTCTAAGAAGACTTTAACCAACACCAATCcctttgatgatgatgttgaagTCAGTGGCCactcttcatcatcttcctaTGGCCTTTCTTCTGCACATAGAAATAGGTATAAGAACGATTTCCGCGACTCTGGGGGGTTGGAGAGTCAATCTGTCCAGGAATTGGAGGACTATGCTGTTTACAAGGCTGAAGAGACCACAGAATCAGTGAACAGTTGTTTGAAGATTGCTGAGGAAATGAGAGAGGATGCTACCAAGACTCTGGTGATGCTGCACCAACAGGGGGAGCAGATTACTAGGAGCCACCATGTTGCTGCTGATATTGATCATGATCTGAGTCGG GGAGAAAAACTTTTGGGAAGTCTTGGTGGCATGTTTTCCAAAACATGGAAACCCAAAAAGACGGGCGCGATAACTGGCCCAGTTGTTTTTGGAG ATGATCCTGTGAGAAGAAAAGGCAATCACTTGGAACAAAGAGAGAAGTTAGGATTGACTTCTACCACTAAAGGCCAATCGAAGTCACGGGCAGCACCTTCTGAGTCAACAAATGCGCTTGAAAAAGTTGAG GTTGAAAAGAGAAAGCAAGACGATGCACTGTCAGATATAAGTGACCTCTTGGGAGAATTGAAAGACATGGCCATTGACATGGGATCTGAACTTGAGAA GCAAAATGATGCTTTGGATGGTTTTGAAAATGATATGGATAAGTTGGTCATCCGTGTGAATGGTGCTAATCAACGTGGCCGTCGTTTGCTTGGAAAATAG